One segment of Calditrichota bacterium DNA contains the following:
- a CDS encoding flippase, which translates to MGRIAVLGLNMVTIVILARAWGEEMFGIFSYALVVVGLFALLPDFGMQPVLIREMARRRSQAGEIVGLALFSKAVLAAIAFLLLAIATAVFYHEPRLRMALAWLSLTILISAKLNTLRVVLEGVFHADMDMGLPVVFQLVDGALQVALVGALVLIGATPGQVIAGYVLSNLPGLVLTVVYVQKRTRPVFRVERAELRWLFKESFPLFIYLGLTMLYERLDVLFLKSLWGEAAVGIYSTAFRFTAPLGFVPFAVATALYPVMARAASAEDEKLGLAFRMGVKGLLVIGLVLGVAGTIVGRPLFLLLFGERFAGAALSFQLLLWSQCFTFLTFFMVDFNNSRNRQGRNSLFMLCMLVLALPVQWWFIRRLGVTGAAWAKLMLNGAGLCVLFGLSWRALTGEQAALAWRAAAALALFVAIAVMYFLFGGPVLVFAVGLVALLLAGLHRLFTPQEKALLRQAMRTSIAVAPPAGIG; encoded by the coding sequence ATGGGCAGAATCGCGGTGTTGGGGTTGAACATGGTGACCATCGTCATCCTGGCCAGAGCATGGGGCGAGGAGATGTTCGGCATCTTTTCCTATGCCCTGGTAGTGGTGGGCCTCTTTGCCTTGCTCCCTGATTTTGGCATGCAGCCGGTGCTCATTCGCGAGATGGCGCGGCGACGGTCACAAGCCGGTGAGATTGTCGGGCTTGCGCTCTTCAGCAAAGCCGTGCTGGCGGCGATTGCTTTTTTGCTTTTGGCGATTGCTACGGCCGTTTTCTATCACGAGCCGCGTCTGCGTATGGCCCTCGCCTGGCTGAGCCTGACCATCCTCATTTCGGCAAAGCTGAACACCTTGCGGGTGGTCCTGGAGGGCGTGTTCCATGCCGACATGGACATGGGGCTGCCGGTTGTCTTTCAACTGGTCGACGGCGCGTTACAGGTTGCCCTGGTGGGCGCTCTGGTTCTGATTGGGGCAACACCGGGCCAGGTAATTGCCGGCTACGTCTTGTCCAATCTCCCCGGCCTGGTGTTGACAGTGGTGTATGTGCAGAAACGCACGCGGCCAGTTTTTCGCGTCGAACGTGCCGAGCTGCGCTGGCTGTTCAAGGAGTCGTTCCCCCTGTTCATTTACCTTGGCCTGACCATGCTGTACGAGCGCCTCGACGTGCTCTTTTTGAAATCCCTCTGGGGTGAGGCTGCGGTCGGGATCTATTCGACGGCCTTCCGCTTTACGGCTCCCCTGGGGTTTGTGCCTTTTGCTGTGGCCACTGCGCTTTATCCGGTAATGGCCAGGGCGGCGAGCGCCGAAGACGAGAAGCTCGGACTGGCATTCCGCATGGGGGTGAAGGGCTTGCTGGTCATTGGACTTGTTCTTGGGGTGGCGGGAACCATTGTCGGGAGGCCTCTGTTTCTTCTCCTTTTCGGGGAGAGGTTTGCCGGTGCCGCCTTGTCGTTCCAACTGTTGCTGTGGAGCCAGTGTTTCACCTTTCTGACGTTCTTTATGGTGGACTTTAACAACTCGCGCAACCGGCAGGGGCGGAACTCCCTGTTCATGCTGTGCATGCTGGTGCTGGCACTGCCGGTGCAATGGTGGTTCATCAGGCGCTTGGGGGTGACCGGCGCCGCGTGGGCCAAACTGATGCTTAATGGCGCAGGGCTCTGCGTGCTCTTTGGGCTCTCGTGGCGCGCGCTGACCGGGGAGCAGGCTGCGCTGGCGTGGCGCGCCGCTGCGGCGCTCGCGCTCTTCGTGGCGATTGCCGTCATGTACTTCCTTTTTGGTGGCCCTGTCCTGGTCTTTGCCGTGGGGCTTGTGGCTCTGTTGCTTGCCGGGTTGCATCGGTTGTTCACGCCACAGGAAAAGGCCCTTCTCCGGCAGGCGATGCGGACCTCCATTGCCGTGGCGCCACCGGCCGGGATTGGGTAG
- a CDS encoding glycosyltransferase family 2 protein, with protein MLARIVFWLSLGTILYTYVGYYLILLVWSRLRPRTRRKQDGFMPTVSMVVAAYNEEKVIRDKIENCRALDYPVERIEFLFGSDGSTDATVETIRSCGVPNVRVLAFAQREGKARVLNKLVPEARGEVLVFSDANTIYQPDALRKMVAHFADPSVGGVCGYLRLISPDRRASSQGEAVYWDYENRLKEMEGRIKTVFGATGGIYAIRRELFVPLPTHKMVNDDFLIPLRIVGQGYDVVYEGQAVATEYTSPRVKGEFLRKVRIGAANFNVLPEIRSLLHPRRGYVAFGLWSHKLLRWLVPFMLILLLVANLCALGAPFFNYFFLVQGVFYLLVILGWLLSLVGVRLGVVTYAYYFVVIHMGLLVGFFKFLVGGQPAAWTRVER; from the coding sequence ATGCTGGCCCGCATCGTCTTCTGGCTGAGCTTGGGTACGATTCTCTACACCTACGTGGGATACTACCTAATCCTCCTCGTGTGGTCACGGCTGCGCCCGCGTACCCGACGCAAGCAAGATGGTTTCATGCCCACGGTGTCCATGGTGGTGGCAGCCTACAATGAGGAGAAGGTCATCCGCGACAAGATAGAGAACTGCCGTGCCCTTGACTATCCGGTGGAGCGTATAGAGTTCCTTTTTGGCTCAGACGGCAGCACCGATGCCACTGTGGAGACGATCCGCTCGTGCGGAGTCCCGAACGTCCGAGTGCTCGCTTTTGCACAGCGGGAAGGCAAAGCGCGTGTGCTCAACAAACTTGTACCCGAAGCGCGAGGCGAGGTTCTGGTCTTCTCCGATGCCAACACGATCTATCAGCCTGATGCTCTGCGCAAGATGGTGGCGCATTTTGCGGACCCAAGCGTAGGGGGCGTGTGTGGCTACTTGCGGCTTATCAGCCCGGACCGGCGGGCGAGCAGCCAGGGAGAGGCCGTCTATTGGGACTATGAGAATCGCCTCAAGGAGATGGAAGGGCGCATCAAGACCGTTTTTGGTGCCACCGGCGGCATCTATGCCATTCGACGCGAGCTGTTCGTCCCTTTGCCGACGCACAAGATGGTCAACGATGACTTCTTGATCCCCCTGCGGATTGTCGGACAGGGCTACGATGTCGTCTATGAGGGGCAAGCGGTGGCCACAGAGTATACTTCGCCGCGGGTCAAAGGAGAGTTTCTGCGCAAGGTGAGAATCGGAGCGGCCAATTTCAATGTGTTGCCAGAGATCCGCAGCCTGCTGCATCCTCGGCGTGGGTACGTGGCTTTTGGCTTATGGTCGCACAAGCTCCTCCGCTGGCTGGTCCCGTTCATGCTGATCCTCTTGCTCGTGGCAAATCTCTGTGCGCTGGGCGCACCGTTTTTCAACTACTTTTTTCTCGTGCAGGGAGTGTTCTACCTACTGGTTATTCTGGGTTGGCTATTGAGTCTGGTGGGTGTCCGCCTGGGGGTGGTGACGTACGCCTACTACTTCGTGGTGATTCACATGGGACTGTTGGTGGGTTTTTTCAAGTTCTTGGTTGGCGGGCAGCCCGCGGCGTGGACGCGTGTGGAGCGATGA